Proteins encoded in a region of the Acidobacteriota bacterium genome:
- a CDS encoding cbb3-type cytochrome c oxidase subunit II, translated as MNTQPGPVLRMSYLAASVAGVAFFILSATWLGVWPARKLAEQARVSGPERALALTASEQRGRAVYAREGCAYCHSQQVRFTDADVTRFGAPTLAWETRGDTPHMMGTRRIGPDLARTSGTRPEDWHLTHLYDPRSVVPASVMPAYRQLFDGGPDRPRQSARDLVAYLETLGRARELAGPEGEVRSAAAAHSHRALSVASPALNAHPGRARRTGEVPALSPNGDPVLGATLFANHCAACHGPNGVGDGAGARGLRPRPANLALHSYQADRLAEVLWNGVAGTAMPAWRDRSLEELSALVAHLQRITVPGVPPDPLREDQVRPTAAERDLGARVYAANCAQCHGTDGAGDGTAARGLTIAPADLTRQTPMFDEALRVLRNGIDGTAMAPWTPRLRDDELTAVAHYVREFYKGRR; from the coding sequence GTGAACACGCAACCGGGACCCGTGCTCCGCATGTCGTACCTGGCCGCGAGTGTGGCAGGCGTGGCGTTTTTCATTCTGTCGGCAACGTGGCTGGGCGTGTGGCCTGCACGGAAACTGGCCGAACAGGCGCGCGTCTCAGGACCTGAGCGTGCCCTTGCCCTCACCGCCAGCGAGCAACGCGGGCGCGCGGTCTATGCTCGCGAAGGATGCGCCTACTGCCACTCCCAGCAGGTGCGATTCACAGATGCGGATGTCACAAGGTTCGGTGCGCCCACCCTTGCGTGGGAGACCCGGGGCGACACTCCGCACATGATGGGCACGCGACGCATCGGCCCGGACCTGGCGCGTACCAGCGGCACACGACCTGAAGACTGGCACCTGACGCACCTCTACGACCCTCGCTCGGTGGTGCCGGCATCCGTCATGCCCGCGTACCGGCAGCTCTTTGACGGTGGTCCCGATCGCCCGCGCCAATCCGCGCGCGACCTGGTCGCGTACCTCGAGACGCTTGGGCGCGCGCGTGAACTCGCCGGACCAGAGGGCGAGGTTCGTTCAGCCGCGGCCGCGCACAGTCATCGCGCGCTGTCCGTGGCATCGCCCGCGCTGAATGCCCACCCGGGCCGCGCACGTCGGACGGGCGAGGTTCCGGCCTTATCGCCCAATGGCGACCCTGTGCTCGGTGCCACTTTGTTCGCCAATCACTGCGCCGCCTGCCACGGCCCCAACGGCGTCGGCGATGGGGCCGGCGCGCGCGGCTTGCGCCCACGACCGGCGAACCTGGCCCTGCACTCATATCAGGCCGACCGCCTGGCGGAAGTGTTATGGAACGGCGTCGCAGGCACGGCCATGCCGGCATGGCGCGATCGGTCCCTTGAGGAACTCTCGGCCCTGGTGGCACACCTGCAGCGAATCACGGTCCCTGGTGTGCCGCCCGATCCCCTGCGCGAGGATCAGGTTAGGCCCACGGCCGCCGAACGTGATCTTGGTGCGCGGGTCTACGCCGCCAACTGCGCACAGTGCCACGGCACCGATGGTGCCGGAGATGGCACCGCGGCCAGGGGCTTGACCATCGCTCCGGCGGATTTGACGCGCCAGACGCCGATGTTCGATGAGGCACTCCGCGTCCTGCGCAACGGGATCGATGGCACCGCCATGGCACCCTGGACACCACGGTTGCGAGACGATGAGCTGACGGCCGTAGCCCACTACGTGCGAGAGTTCTACAAAGGCCGCAGATGA
- a CDS encoding cbb3-type cytochrome c oxidase subunit I: MNQVTRPATGRAPVESSLVFAHGIAALVTLLLSVTFGIIISIQLWAPDLGADTTWLSWGRLRYAHTQGIMFGWLANAFFAFLYHAVPRLTGRPVTSPRLGQWLFALWNVAVMFPGWVLVLSGVSQPLEWAEFPLVVDAVVVIGLVMAVVQFVPPFFSRGLDSLYVSSWYVIGALVFTVLAYPMGNIVPEFVPGAAGAAFSGLWIHDAVGLFVTPLALAILYYVIPAVTGKPIFSHFLSMLGFWLLFFLYPLNGTHHYVLSIIPMETQVTAITASALLGVTVIIVVANLLLSLHGAGAFPKDTGLRFVVMSTLFYLVVSIQGSMQAFMSVNAFVHFTDWVIGHSHLAMLGFATFAAAGGLAHVWPHIPGARFNARAMTWAYWLLFGGLMLMVVDLTIAGLLQAQLWQMGAPWTSSLDAARPYWIVRTLSAIPIASGFIAFLVGLTTGPRSPVHAEVAP; this comes from the coding sequence ATGAATCAGGTCACCCGGCCAGCGACCGGGCGGGCGCCGGTTGAATCGAGCCTCGTGTTTGCGCACGGCATCGCCGCGCTGGTCACACTCCTGCTCTCGGTCACGTTCGGCATCATCATCTCGATCCAGTTGTGGGCGCCTGACCTGGGCGCCGATACGACGTGGCTGAGCTGGGGCCGCCTGCGGTACGCGCACACGCAGGGCATCATGTTCGGCTGGCTCGCCAACGCCTTCTTCGCCTTCCTCTACCACGCCGTACCCCGGCTGACCGGACGACCCGTGACCAGCCCGCGGTTGGGACAATGGCTCTTTGCCCTCTGGAACGTCGCCGTGATGTTTCCCGGATGGGTGCTTGTGCTGTCGGGTGTGAGCCAGCCGCTCGAGTGGGCGGAGTTCCCGCTGGTGGTGGATGCGGTGGTGGTCATCGGCCTCGTGATGGCTGTGGTGCAGTTTGTGCCGCCATTTTTCTCGCGCGGACTTGATTCCCTTTATGTGTCCAGTTGGTACGTGATTGGCGCGCTGGTCTTCACCGTCCTGGCCTATCCAATGGGAAACATCGTGCCGGAGTTCGTGCCCGGCGCTGCCGGCGCGGCGTTCAGCGGGTTGTGGATTCATGACGCGGTGGGCTTGTTCGTCACGCCGCTGGCCCTGGCCATCCTCTACTACGTGATTCCGGCCGTCACCGGCAAACCCATCTTCAGCCACTTCCTGTCGATGCTTGGTTTCTGGCTGCTGTTCTTCCTGTATCCACTCAACGGCACCCATCACTACGTACTCTCCATCATTCCGATGGAAACGCAGGTGACGGCCATCACCGCGTCAGCGCTGCTCGGCGTCACCGTCATCATCGTTGTGGCCAACCTGCTGCTGTCGCTGCACGGCGCCGGCGCGTTCCCGAAAGACACTGGCCTGCGCTTTGTCGTGATGTCCACGCTGTTTTACCTGGTGGTCAGCATTCAGGGCTCGATGCAGGCGTTCATGTCCGTGAACGCGTTTGTGCATTTCACCGACTGGGTCATCGGCCATTCGCACCTCGCCATGCTCGGCTTCGCGACGTTTGCGGCGGCCGGCGGCCTCGCACACGTATGGCCGCACATTCCCGGCGCCCGCTTCAATGCGCGCGCCATGACGTGGGCCTACTGGCTGCTGTTCGGCGGCCTCATGTTGATGGTGGTGGACCTCACGATCGCGGGACTGTTGCAGGCGCAACTGTGGCAAATGGGCGCGCCGTGGACGAGTTCACTCGACGCAGCCCGACCGTACTGGATCGTGCGCACGCTGTCGGCCATTCCGATCGCGAGCGGGTTCATCGCGTTCCTCGTGGGCCTGACCACCGGTCCGCGCTCGCCCGTGCACGCGGAGGTGGCCCCGTGA
- a CDS encoding amidohydrolase family protein: MRTSLRSFLAFGIAAVVISHPLAGVAQGQAGGRQGGGRGGAAVGPDGQCPAGMTLVRPGNCQAPATPAPSIVDYRPKSTLIAPAHPVQKAKYPAIDFHGHPGARISSAAGLKTMFEELDALNVGLMLSAENMSGERLKTTLATVKASPYAKRVAIFTGVSLNGVGPGWATKAIAQLEADVAAGAVGVGEIGKGFGLSARKADGSRLQMDDPELAPFWDACARLNLPVFIHTADPPEFFKPIDMFNERWLELSLFPGRAYPSDRFPAFETLMAERDRLFKRHPKTKFVAAHLGWHGNDLGRLAKMFDAMPNLYAELGAVLYDFGRQPRVAHDFLLKYGNRILFGKDSYQPEEYPYYWRVLETKDDYFDYYRDYHAFWKLYGLDLPDEVLKDIYYRNALRITPGLPQTGWPK; encoded by the coding sequence ATGCGCACATCCCTCCGGTCGTTCCTCGCTTTCGGCATTGCCGCTGTTGTGATCAGCCACCCGCTGGCAGGTGTCGCGCAGGGTCAAGCCGGCGGCCGTCAGGGTGGTGGGCGCGGTGGGGCTGCGGTGGGACCAGACGGGCAGTGCCCGGCGGGAATGACATTGGTGCGGCCCGGAAACTGCCAGGCTCCGGCAACACCGGCGCCTTCCATCGTGGACTACCGGCCCAAGTCCACCCTGATCGCGCCAGCCCATCCGGTGCAGAAGGCCAAGTACCCGGCGATCGATTTCCATGGTCATCCAGGCGCCCGCATCAGCTCCGCGGCCGGGCTGAAGACGATGTTTGAGGAGTTGGACGCGTTGAACGTGGGCCTGATGCTGAGCGCCGAGAACATGTCGGGCGAACGGCTGAAGACGACGCTGGCCACGGTGAAGGCGTCGCCCTATGCCAAACGCGTGGCGATTTTCACAGGCGTGAGCCTGAACGGCGTCGGCCCGGGATGGGCCACCAAAGCCATCGCGCAACTTGAGGCCGATGTGGCCGCGGGTGCGGTGGGCGTGGGCGAGATCGGCAAGGGCTTTGGCCTCAGCGCCCGCAAGGCCGACGGGTCACGCCTGCAGATGGACGACCCGGAGCTTGCGCCCTTCTGGGATGCCTGCGCGCGTCTGAACCTTCCCGTGTTCATCCATACGGCAGACCCGCCTGAGTTCTTCAAGCCGATCGACATGTTCAACGAGCGCTGGCTCGAGTTGTCCCTGTTTCCAGGCCGTGCCTATCCGTCCGATCGCTTCCCGGCATTCGAAACGCTGATGGCCGAACGCGATCGGTTGTTCAAGCGACACCCGAAGACGAAGTTCGTCGCAGCCCACCTGGGCTGGCACGGCAACGACCTTGGTCGGCTCGCGAAGATGTTCGACGCGATGCCCAATCTGTATGCCGAACTGGGCGCGGTGCTGTACGACTTCGGCCGCCAGCCGCGCGTGGCGCACGACTTCCTGCTCAAGTACGGCAACCGCATCCTTTTTGGCAAAGACTCGTACCAGCCCGAGGAGTATCCCTACTACTGGCGCGTACTCGAGACGAAGGACGACTACTTCGACTACTACCGCGACTACCACGCGTTCTGGAAGCTGTACGGCCTCGACCTGCCCGACGAAGTGCTCAAGGACATCTACTACCGCAACGCACTCCGCATCACGCCAGGGCTGCCGCAAACGGGATGGCCGAAGTAG
- a CDS encoding pyridoxal-phosphate dependent enzyme yields MLTFSDIEAAAARLKGVAHRTPVITSRTLDALIGAKVYLKAENLQRMGAFKFRGGYNAVSALGEEGRARGVVAFSSGNHAQAVALAAQLHGCAATIVMPADAPASKLAATRGYGAEVITYDRYTEDRAAVARQVVESRGAALIPPFDYYPVMAGQGTTAIELIEDAPEPLDALIVCTGGGGFVSGCAVAATHLSPGIEVFASEPELGNDIKQSLAAGHIVTIDVPRTICDGQQTQSCGTLTFPIMQALLAGVLTAPDPVVVQMMRFLFERLKLVVEPSGANALASLFHHRDQFTGKRVGVTLSGGNVSVERFAALMSGEEGAG; encoded by the coding sequence ATGCTGACGTTCTCCGATATCGAAGCTGCCGCGGCACGCCTGAAGGGCGTGGCACACCGCACACCGGTCATCACCTCACGAACACTCGACGCTCTCATAGGCGCGAAGGTGTATCTCAAAGCCGAGAACCTGCAGCGGATGGGCGCGTTCAAGTTTCGAGGCGGCTACAACGCGGTGAGTGCTCTCGGTGAAGAGGGACGCGCGCGCGGCGTCGTGGCGTTTTCATCCGGCAATCACGCGCAGGCCGTGGCGCTGGCCGCGCAACTGCACGGATGCGCGGCGACGATCGTGATGCCTGCGGACGCGCCGGCATCGAAGCTTGCCGCCACACGCGGGTACGGCGCGGAGGTCATCACGTACGACCGCTACACGGAAGACCGCGCGGCGGTCGCCCGTCAGGTCGTCGAGTCTCGCGGCGCGGCGCTGATCCCTCCGTTTGACTACTATCCGGTGATGGCGGGCCAGGGCACGACGGCGATCGAACTCATTGAAGACGCGCCCGAGCCTCTGGACGCGCTGATCGTGTGCACGGGTGGCGGAGGATTTGTGTCGGGATGTGCCGTGGCCGCTACACACCTCTCGCCGGGGATCGAGGTGTTTGCCAGCGAACCCGAACTGGGGAACGACATCAAACAGTCACTCGCGGCGGGTCACATTGTGACCATCGATGTGCCGCGCACAATCTGTGACGGCCAGCAGACCCAGTCATGCGGAACACTGACTTTCCCGATCATGCAGGCGCTGCTGGCGGGTGTGCTGACCGCGCCAGACCCGGTGGTGGTGCAGATGATGCGCTTCCTGTTCGAGCGGCTGAAACTCGTGGTGGAGCCGTCTGGCGCCAATGCGCTCGCGTCGCTCTTCCACCACCGCGATCAATTCACCGGCAAGCGCGTCGGCGTCACGCTTTCGGGTGGCAACGTGAGCGTGGAGCGCTTCGCGGCGCTGATGAGCGGGGAAGAAGGCGCCGGTTAG
- a CDS encoding NAD(P)-binding domain-containing protein: MNRGNEPVCIIGAGPGGLVMAAALKARGIPFEIVDAGRQPGGIWDIDRDATPMYESAHFISSRRLSGLPGFPMPESYPDYPRHDRILEYLRAFAKHHDLARHITFGVRVDSASRRDEGGWTIALSSGEQRQARALCVATGTTWFPRVPVVPGHFEGEAYHSFFYRSPREFEGKRVLIVGGGNSAADIACDAARHASAAFISLRRGYHFIPKFIFGQPSDVFAHSGPQLPRWLEERVFGFLINRVLVGDLTKYGLPKPDHAILRSHPILNTQILHHLGHGDISVRKDVASLDGKTVRFVDGTSEEIDLIVWATGYDKPFPFLREEDLDRSGDALDLYLNVFHRRHADLFFLGLFETDGAAYSLDGAQAALVASYLDPQTPASVRDGFDTLRRTDRPDLRGGVRYVASPRHDYYVKSDVYEKALRRAGKVLQNDL, encoded by the coding sequence GTGAACCGCGGGAACGAACCTGTCTGCATTATTGGCGCCGGACCGGGCGGGCTGGTGATGGCGGCCGCGTTGAAAGCGCGCGGAATTCCGTTCGAGATCGTCGATGCCGGACGACAACCCGGCGGCATCTGGGACATCGACCGCGACGCGACGCCGATGTATGAGTCGGCGCATTTCATTTCGTCGCGGCGGCTGTCGGGGCTGCCCGGCTTCCCGATGCCCGAGTCGTATCCCGACTATCCGAGGCACGACCGCATCCTCGAATACCTGCGAGCGTTTGCGAAGCATCACGATTTAGCGCGTCACATCACGTTCGGTGTGCGCGTTGACTCGGCATCACGGCGTGATGAGGGCGGGTGGACGATTGCCCTCAGCTCAGGCGAGCAGCGCCAGGCTCGCGCACTTTGCGTGGCCACAGGCACCACGTGGTTTCCGAGGGTGCCCGTCGTGCCAGGCCACTTCGAGGGCGAGGCGTATCATTCGTTTTTTTATCGATCGCCCCGCGAGTTTGAGGGGAAACGCGTCCTCATTGTGGGCGGTGGCAACTCCGCGGCCGACATCGCGTGCGATGCCGCAAGACACGCGAGCGCCGCATTCATCAGCCTGCGGCGCGGCTATCACTTCATCCCGAAGTTCATCTTCGGCCAGCCGTCGGACGTCTTCGCGCACTCCGGGCCCCAATTACCCCGCTGGCTCGAGGAACGGGTCTTCGGCTTCCTGATCAACCGCGTCCTTGTGGGCGACCTCACCAAGTACGGCCTCCCGAAACCGGACCACGCGATCCTCCGGTCCCATCCGATCCTCAACACCCAGATCCTCCACCACCTGGGCCACGGAGATATCTCCGTGCGGAAGGACGTGGCGTCGCTCGACGGGAAGACTGTGCGTTTCGTTGATGGGACGTCCGAGGAGATCGACTTGATCGTGTGGGCCACGGGCTACGACAAGCCGTTCCCATTCCTGCGTGAAGAGGATCTGGACCGCAGTGGCGACGCGCTCGATCTCTACCTGAACGTGTTCCACCGGCGTCACGCTGATCTGTTCTTCCTCGGCCTGTTTGAAACCGATGGTGCCGCGTACTCGCTGGATGGCGCGCAAGCAGCCTTGGTCGCGTCTTATCTCGACCCCCAGACACCGGCGAGTGTGCGTGATGGATTCGACACGTTGCGACGGACCGACCGTCCGGACCTGCGCGGAGGCGTGCGGTACGTCGCCAGCCCTCGACACGACTACTACGTCAAGAGCGACGTGTACGAAAAGGCGCTGCGACGGGCAGGTAAGGTGCTGCAAAACGATCTCTGA
- a CDS encoding NAD(P)/FAD-dependent oxidoreductase — protein MTSPLDAVVIGSGPNGLAAAITMARAGRSVRVYEAASTIGGGLRSDVLTEPGFTHDVCATVFAMTLASPFFKTLPLADHGLEFAHPQTPFAHPLDDGTAVLVERSIARTAESLDAADRRAYADLMSPIVTHFEPLMEALLAPLNLKRPWLMASFGLKAIQSAEGFSGRRFSGVRARAMFAGAAAHSLVPLEYAATAGYGLGLIMAAHAVGWPVVKGGSQNAAHAMASYLQSLGGEIVTGERVESLAQLPRSRVVLCDVTPRQLLSIAGDRVPAGYRRSLERFRHGPGVFKMDWALHAPVPWRATDCARAGTLHLGGTLQEIASSERSSWNGTVPERPYVLVVQPTLFDDSRAPSGRHTLWAYCHVPHGCTVDMTEAIEDQIERYAPGFRDCISTRHSAGPAALEQRNANLVGGDITGGAADLAQVFARPVASLNPYRTPIDGVYLCSSSTPPGVGVHGMCGYWAAMAALGTKRPLKQNDL, from the coding sequence GTGACCTCGCCTCTTGATGCGGTCGTCATCGGGTCTGGCCCCAACGGCCTGGCGGCCGCGATCACTATGGCGCGCGCCGGACGCTCAGTTCGTGTGTACGAAGCAGCCTCCACCATTGGGGGAGGCCTGCGGTCGGACGTGCTGACAGAACCAGGGTTCACGCACGATGTGTGCGCGACGGTGTTTGCGATGACTCTGGCGTCGCCGTTCTTCAAAACGCTTCCGCTGGCAGACCACGGCCTGGAATTCGCGCACCCGCAGACACCGTTTGCGCATCCGTTGGACGATGGGACGGCCGTGCTGGTGGAGCGATCGATTGCACGCACTGCAGAGTCGCTTGACGCCGCCGACCGGCGCGCCTACGCAGACCTGATGTCGCCGATCGTGACCCACTTCGAGCCACTCATGGAGGCGCTGCTCGCGCCGCTGAATCTCAAGCGCCCATGGCTGATGGCGTCGTTTGGGTTGAAAGCCATTCAGTCGGCCGAAGGGTTCTCGGGCCGCAGGTTCTCCGGAGTTCGCGCCCGCGCGATGTTCGCCGGAGCCGCCGCGCACAGCCTCGTGCCGTTGGAGTACGCGGCCACCGCCGGCTACGGGCTCGGACTCATCATGGCGGCGCATGCGGTGGGGTGGCCGGTGGTGAAGGGCGGGTCGCAGAATGCGGCTCATGCCATGGCGTCGTACCTGCAGTCCCTCGGAGGTGAGATCGTCACGGGCGAACGTGTCGAGTCGCTCGCGCAGCTCCCGCGATCGCGGGTGGTGTTGTGTGATGTGACGCCCCGGCAGTTGTTGTCGATTGCCGGGGACCGGGTTCCTGCGGGTTATCGGCGGAGCCTCGAGAGGTTCCGCCACGGCCCCGGTGTGTTCAAGATGGACTGGGCGCTTCATGCGCCCGTGCCCTGGCGCGCCACAGACTGCGCCCGGGCCGGTACCCTTCATCTGGGCGGTACCCTCCAGGAGATTGCGTCCAGCGAGCGGTCGTCATGGAACGGTACGGTGCCGGAGCGCCCGTATGTACTGGTCGTGCAGCCGACGTTGTTCGATGACAGCCGGGCACCGTCGGGCCGGCACACGTTGTGGGCGTACTGTCACGTGCCACACGGATGCACGGTGGACATGACCGAGGCGATTGAAGATCAGATTGAGCGATACGCCCCCGGATTCCGTGACTGCATTTCTACGCGCCACTCGGCCGGACCGGCTGCGCTGGAGCAACGGAACGCGAATCTGGTCGGCGGCGACATCACCGGCGGCGCCGCAGATCTCGCGCAAGTCTTTGCAAGGCCCGTGGCGAGCCTCAATCCCTATCGCACACCGATCGACGGGGTGTACCTGTGTTCGTCATCAACGCCACCCGGCGTTGGCGTGCACGGCATGTGTGGTTACTGGGCCGCGATGGCGGCACTAGGGACAAAACGACCTCTGAAACAAAACGACCTCTGA
- a CDS encoding DoxX family protein, translating to MPDAVRPHELHGAVATPSGIANGGAGSLDTVDAGRTSDGHAEGTPDGLYVGGHVSSGRLGLGARRRRAEVPGFSPGTTIADKLTRTMDVPTLSSQVAAVEPAPPWRLATRVAFRFCFVYFGLYILLGQMNFIPFIPPLQRFAPIEPTVMWVIKNVFHDDRTLQVFGGSGDKMFDWVFVLCLLTFSAVVTLLWSVIDRRRHNYVWLQKWFRVYLRFGVATTMLGYGMQKAIPLQMPAPSLTRLLEPYGNFSPMGVLWASIGASFPYERVVGLAELLAAGLLFIPQTVLLGGLVSLADSIQIFTLNMTYDVPVKLFSFHLVLLSLLILAPDARRLLNLFVFNKVVEPSRQPPLGRRRRVIQFGIVAQLLLGVYFFWGAYQSANQAFYTRGGGAPRPPLYGVWVIEKMAIDGVERAPLVTDYDRWRRVVIQSGTTMNFWRMDDTTFGMPAQYDLAKKTITLTQGVGAQAKTLGAFAFDQPAPDRLVLDGELNGKNIRMETRLFPRESFLLVNRGFNWIQELPFNR from the coding sequence ATGCCGGATGCGGTCAGGCCACACGAGTTGCACGGCGCCGTCGCAACGCCCTCGGGCATCGCGAATGGTGGCGCTGGAAGCCTTGACACGGTGGACGCTGGGCGAACCAGCGACGGACACGCCGAGGGCACGCCCGACGGCCTGTACGTGGGCGGCCACGTTTCGTCCGGCCGACTGGGCCTCGGTGCGCGTCGTCGACGCGCGGAGGTCCCGGGCTTCAGCCCAGGGACAACAATCGCGGATAAACTCACGCGAACCATGGACGTTCCCACACTTTCGAGCCAGGTAGCCGCCGTGGAGCCCGCGCCCCCGTGGCGGCTGGCCACGCGCGTCGCGTTCCGGTTCTGCTTCGTCTACTTCGGTCTGTACATCCTGCTCGGGCAGATGAACTTCATCCCGTTCATTCCGCCGCTGCAGAGGTTTGCGCCAATCGAACCCACAGTGATGTGGGTGATCAAGAACGTCTTCCACGACGACCGGACGTTACAGGTGTTCGGCGGCAGCGGCGACAAGATGTTTGACTGGGTCTTTGTCCTGTGTCTCCTGACCTTCTCTGCGGTCGTCACTCTGCTCTGGTCGGTCATTGATCGCCGGAGGCACAACTACGTCTGGCTTCAGAAGTGGTTCCGTGTGTACCTTCGATTCGGGGTGGCCACGACGATGCTGGGTTATGGCATGCAGAAGGCCATTCCGCTTCAGATGCCCGCACCGTCGCTGACCCGCCTGTTGGAGCCGTACGGCAACTTCTCGCCCATGGGTGTGTTGTGGGCATCGATCGGAGCGTCATTTCCGTACGAGCGGGTGGTGGGCCTCGCGGAACTGCTGGCGGCCGGGCTGCTGTTCATTCCCCAGACCGTCCTGCTGGGCGGCCTCGTGTCCCTCGCGGATTCGATCCAGATCTTCACGCTCAACATGACCTATGACGTGCCGGTCAAGTTGTTCTCGTTCCATCTTGTCCTGCTGTCACTTCTGATACTGGCGCCAGATGCCCGCCGGCTCCTGAACCTGTTTGTGTTCAACAAGGTTGTAGAACCCTCGCGGCAGCCACCGCTCGGACGCCGGCGCCGTGTGATCCAGTTCGGGATTGTGGCGCAGCTCCTGCTGGGCGTGTACTTCTTCTGGGGCGCCTACCAGAGTGCCAACCAGGCGTTCTACACACGTGGCGGCGGCGCGCCGAGACCGCCGCTTTATGGCGTCTGGGTGATTGAGAAGATGGCGATTGATGGCGTCGAGCGCGCGCCCCTTGTGACCGACTACGATCGGTGGAGACGCGTGGTGATTCAATCGGGAACGACCATGAACTTCTGGCGCATGGATGACACCACGTTTGGCATGCCCGCGCAGTACGACTTGGCGAAGAAGACAATCACTCTGACGCAGGGTGTCGGTGCTCAGGCCAAGACGCTCGGCGCCTTCGCGTTTGATCAGCCTGCGCCTGACCGCCTGGTGCTCGACGGTGAGCTCAACGGCAAGAACATCCGGATGGAGACGCGACTGTTCCCTCGGGAGAGCTTTCTCCTGGTCAACCGTGGTTTTAACTGGATCCAGGAGCTTCCGTTTAATCGGTGA
- a CDS encoding VOC family protein gives MNAVNWFEIPAVDLGRAKVFYEAVFAVSLAHMDMGPSAMEMFPTEPGAPNAGGALIVTEGYTPSATGTTVYFQTDDIDGTLARVTAAGGSILAPKMAIGEHGFIAQFLDSEGNRVALHSMQ, from the coding sequence ATGAACGCAGTGAATTGGTTTGAGATCCCGGCGGTTGATCTGGGGCGCGCAAAAGTGTTTTATGAGGCAGTGTTTGCTGTGAGCCTGGCGCACATGGACATGGGCCCCTCGGCGATGGAAATGTTCCCAACCGAACCGGGCGCGCCCAACGCCGGCGGCGCCCTGATTGTGACGGAGGGCTACACGCCTTCGGCGACGGGCACGACGGTGTATTTTCAGACCGATGACATCGACGGCACGCTCGCCAGGGTCACGGCTGCGGGCGGCAGCATCCTGGCGCCCAAGATGGCGATCGGCGAGCACGGGTTCATCGCGCAGTTCCTTGATTCCGAAGGGAACCGCGTCGCGTTGCACTCAATGCAGTAA
- a CDS encoding CPBP family intramembrane metalloprotease has product MKALALIAAIHAALRFGGLWMPALVPLSMMVIWPMPWVGGYFRSRRAAAGFRRCQPTWVVAGIGYGAAAAAACAAVAWTVHGVTDLNWFHRHALALGEAAAGMPPGLSVMATFWFVTIPAMIFSPTAEEILFRGYLQRAVTERRGASRAIVVQAAAFAVIHLAHYGLRPWQPGLIPVWLLSMFSVGWLLGWIRHRSDSLWPAMAAHAAFNLVMNAVAMWMFGVGL; this is encoded by the coding sequence ATGAAGGCACTGGCTCTGATCGCTGCGATCCACGCAGCCCTGCGGTTCGGCGGACTGTGGATGCCTGCGCTGGTGCCACTATCGATGATGGTGATCTGGCCGATGCCCTGGGTTGGCGGCTACTTCCGATCACGGCGCGCGGCGGCCGGTTTTCGGAGGTGTCAACCGACGTGGGTGGTCGCGGGAATCGGGTACGGCGCCGCTGCGGCTGCCGCGTGCGCAGCCGTGGCGTGGACGGTGCATGGCGTCACCGACCTCAACTGGTTCCATCGCCACGCGCTCGCGCTCGGTGAAGCGGCGGCCGGAATGCCGCCTGGTCTCTCCGTGATGGCGACCTTCTGGTTTGTGACCATCCCTGCGATGATCTTCAGCCCGACGGCAGAAGAGATTCTGTTCCGAGGATACCTGCAACGAGCCGTGACCGAGCGTCGCGGCGCATCACGCGCGATCGTCGTGCAGGCGGCGGCGTTTGCCGTGATTCACCTGGCGCACTACGGATTGCGCCCATGGCAACCGGGCTTGATTCCCGTCTGGCTGCTGTCGATGTTCAGCGTCGGATGGCTGCTCGGGTGGATTCGGCACCGCTCTGATTCCCTCTGGCCGGCCATGGCCGCTCATGCGGCGTTTAACCTGGTGATGAACGCGGTGGCAATGTGGATGTTCGGCGTCGGGTTGTAG